The genomic region TATCGGTCGCGATCGCGATTCTTGTTTTGTCGCTGATCGGTAAGGTCTCGGCGGCCGATACTTCCGGCGCAGAGGAGTTCAAAGACAACTGCGCGCGATGCCACGGCGCCGATGCCAAGGGCGACGGTCCCGACGCGAATAACAAGCCCGGCTACCGCCCCGCGGATCTAACCCAGCTCGCCGCACACAACGGCGGGAAATTTCCCCGCGAAAAGATTTACAACGTGATCGACGGCGGCCAGCGCGTCCCGGATCACTACAACTTCAACAGTCCAATGCCGCTTTGGGGACTGAGTTTCCAGCTCAAGGGCAACGAGTACAGCGACCAGAGCGAGGCAGCCGTCAAGC from Candidatus Binataceae bacterium harbors:
- a CDS encoding c-type cytochrome; protein product: MSTPDRHIYLRVALSVAIAILVLSLIGKVSAADTSGAEEFKDNCARCHGADAKGDGPDANNKPGYRPADLTQLAAHNGGKFPREKIYNVIDGGQRVPDHYNFNSPMPLWGLSFQLKGNEYSDQSEAAVKRRINSLLDYLETIQTK